In one window of Desulforhabdus amnigena DNA:
- a CDS encoding CBS domain-containing protein, which produces MSLTARDVMDTRYRTLQPQTPIAEAIDIFEKASEERGQRVFGMMVTDEAGRLVGMLSMYDILLLMRPKHIHIWGEMKDIDVSGFIREACERAKPILVGDIMTTEVVTIEPDTHLMLIVDIMIKKHIRRLPVIDNGKVVGIVYISTVFHHLMKQMKR; this is translated from the coding sequence AGCCGCAGACCCCTATTGCAGAAGCAATAGATATTTTTGAGAAAGCGAGTGAGGAGCGAGGGCAGCGGGTATTCGGGATGATGGTAACCGACGAAGCAGGGCGATTGGTAGGCATGCTTTCCATGTACGATATTCTTCTTCTCATGCGCCCCAAGCATATTCACATCTGGGGGGAAATGAAAGACATCGACGTCAGCGGATTCATAAGAGAAGCCTGTGAACGGGCCAAACCGATCCTCGTCGGGGACATCATGACCACCGAAGTGGTCACCATAGAACCCGACACACACCTCATGCTCATCGTGGATATCATGATCAAAAAACATATCCGCCGTCTCCCCGTCATCGATAACGGAAAGGTCGTAGGAATTGTTTATATTTCAACCGTTTTTCATCATCTCATGAAGCAGATGAAGCGTTGA